The genomic DNA CGACCTGATCACGCAGCAGCTCGATGCCGACACCGGCATGCTGGCGTTCCGCAATACGGACCGCGCCACGGCGCACGGCCTGGAACTGGCCGGCGAGCAGGCCTTCGGCTCCGGTGCGCGCGTACGCGCCAGCTATACCTGGCAGCTGGCGCGCGATGGCGCCGGCGCCTGGCTGGTCAGCTCGCCGCGCCACCTGGCCAAGCTGGCGGCCACCGTGCCGCTGGCCGGCCTGCCGGCGCGGCTGGGCAACGAGCTGCAATGCAGCGCCGCACGCCGCACCGAGCACGCGCTGGCCGCCGGCTATTGCGTGGCCAACGTGACGTTGACCACGCTGCCCGGCGCGTTCGGCCGCGGCGTCGGCGTGGCGGTCAGCGTCTACAACCTGTTCGACCGCCGCTACGGCGATCCGGCCGGTCCCGCGTTCGTGCAGGAATCGGTGCCGGGCGCCGGCCGTACCTTGGCGCTGCGGCTGGACTACCAGTTCGGGCGATGACCGTGACCGCTCCGCCAATGCGCATCGTCGGGCGCGTGCTTGCGCGCGCCATGCTGCCGGCCGCCCTGCTGTACGCCGCCCCCAGCGGCGCACAGGACGACGACAGCCGCCTGAAAGCCGCGTTCATCTTCAACATCGCCCAGTTTACGACGTGGCCGCCGGCCGGCGCCGCGCGTCCGCTGGCCATCTGCGCCAGCCCGGCGCACAGCCTGTGGACCGGCCTGCGCGAGCTGGATGGCAAGGCGCTGGCCGGGCGAGCGCTCGCCGTCGTCGACAGCGCCGGCGGCCGGCCGTGCGATATCGTCGTCTACAGCGCCGCCGCCGCGCCGGCCGTGGCGCCCGCCGCCATCGCCGGCACGCTGACGATCGTCGATGGCGCCCGTAGCGGCCGTTACCAGGGCGCCGTCACGCTGGTCGAGGAGGACCCGCACCTGCGCTTCGACATCGACACGCGCGAGGCCGCCCGGGCCGGCCTGAAATTCAGCTCGCGCCTGCTGCAACTGGCCAGGAACGTGCTCTGATGCCGCACCGTCGACAAGCCCCACGCCGGGCCAGCAGATCACGCGCACCTTGGGCGTGGGCCAGCTGGCGGCCGCCATCTCCGCGCTGGTATTCGCCGGCGCCATCCTGCTGGGCTACGAATGGGTCGCGCTGCGCGGCGCGCTGGACGACGAAACGCGCATGCAGGCCGCCATCGTGGCCGACAACGTGGCCGCCTCGCTGATGTTTGGCGACCCGCAGGCGGCCGGCGAGATGCTGGCATCGCTGCGCCAGACGCAGTCCCTGCGCACGGCTGCACTGTACGGCCGCGACGGCCGGCTGTTCGCCCGCTACGTGGCGCCAGGCCATGCCGCGCGGCCAGGCCTGGACGCGGCCATGCCGGAGGTCGGCATGCTGGCCGTAACGCAGGCGGTCAGCTATCGCGGCCAGGCGCTGGGCCGGCTGGAACTGGTCACCAGCACCGACCGCATCGTCACCGGCCTGCTGCGCTACGCCGGCCTGCTGGCGCTGGCCTCGCTCGGCGGCTTGCTGGTGGTCGCGGTCGTGATGGCGCGCACCCGCGCCCGCGTGGCGGCGGCGGAGCGCGAGCTGCACTACCTGGCCAATACGGATGCCGTGACCGGCCTGCCGAACCGCCGCGCCACCTACCAGTGGCTGGAGGACGCCATCGCCGGTCACCGCGCGAAGGCGGGGCAGGTCGCCGTGCTGCTGATCGACCTGGACAACTTCAAGCTCGTCAACGACACGGCCGGCCACGCCGCCGGCGACGTGCTGTTGCGCCAGGTGGCGGCGGCGCTGGGCGGCGTGGTGCGCCCGCCCGACCTGGTCGGACGCATCGGCGGCGACGAATTCGCCGTCATCGCCGAAGTGGCCGACGCGGCCGGGGCGCACGCGATCGGCGAGCGCCTGCTGGCGGCCCTGCGCACGCCGTTCGCGCTGGAGACCGGCGAGGTGTTCGCCACCGCCAGCGTGGGACTGTGCCTGTATCCGCAGGACGCGCCGGGCATGACGGAAGTGCTGAGCAGCGCCGACGCGGCGTTGTACCGGGCCAAGAGCGGCGGCCGCAACCGGCTGGTGGCGTTCGTGCCCGAGATGACCTTGGCGGCGCAGCGGCGCGCCCAGCTGGAGGCGGACCTGCGCCGTGCCATCGAGCAGGAGGCGCTGCTGCCATACTATCAGCCGCAGTTCGACTGCCGCACGGGGGCGATGGTGGGCGTGGAGGCGCTGCTGCGCTGGCCGCACCCGGAGCGCGGCTTCGTCTCGCCTGGGGAATTCATCCCGGTGGCGGAAGACACGGGCCTGATCGTGGAACTGGGCCGCTGGGTACTGCGGCGCGCCTGTGCCGACGTGGCGGCGTGGGACCGCCAGGGCGCGCCGCCGCTGACGGTGGCGGTCAACGTCTCGGCGCGCCAGCTGAAGGAGCCCGACTTCCTGGGCGACGTGCTGGCGGCGCTGCACACCAGCGGCCTGGCGCCGGGGCGGCTCGAGCTGGAGCTGACGGAAAGCCTGCTGATGGACGACGTGGAGGGCGCCCTGACGTTCATGCACGCGGTGCGTGTGGCCGGCGTGCGCCTGTCGATCGACGATTTCGGCACCGGCTATTCGTCGCTGGCCTACCTGCAGTCCTTCCCGATCAACCAGCTGAAGGTGGACCGCAAGTTCGTGCAGTCGCTGCCGGTGGCGGGCCACACGATCGCCACGGCCGTGATCGCGCTGGCACGGGGCTTTGGCCTGGCCGTCATCGCCGAAGGGGTGGAGCGGCCGGAGCAGCTGGAATGGCTGCGCGCGGCCGGCTGCGACCATGCGCAGGGCTTCCTGCTGGGCATGCCGATGCCGGCCGCGCAGCTGCTGGCGCTGGCAACCAGGCCGGCCACGCCAGTCGAGGCCTGAGTCAGGCGCCTTGCTTGCGCACGCGCGCGGCGAACGACTTCTCGAAGAATTCGCCCAGCGTCGCTTCCAGCCACTGCGGCGTCAGCTCGGCGCAGGCGATGGTGCCGCCTTCCTTGCCGCTGCCGTCGCGCGCGCGCAGGTCGAAGGCGCTGGTCCACTCCAACAGGCAGCTGTTCTCGATGGCGGCGAAAGTCAGCATGCAGGCGTCGCGGCCGGCGTGCGCCGCCAGGCGGTTCTTTTCCGGCACGAAGATCAGCCGGATGAAGTCGTTCCAGCCGTCGTTGCCTTCCTCGACCTTGCCATCGTAATCATGTTCGTACATCTGCTTGCGCACGGCGGCGAATTGCGGCCGCACCACGTTCTCCAGCGTGCGCCGGTACTGCTCCCGGAAATCCAGGCGCGCCTGGCGCGCGGCCTGCTCCTGCGCGGCCTGCTTGGCCGCTGCCAGGTCGGCCTCATGCTTCAGCGCGGCTTTTGAAAAGATCGACATCGCATCCTTACCTGAAAAACATCAGTGTACACGCAAGGCGTTGTTGCGTGCTTGCGCCAGAACGCGTCCGCCACGCGTGCAAAACATGGCATGACGCGGCGGCCCGTGCTACCATTAATTCCGTATGGCAATACTCTATTGCCAGCCCTTCGGTCCCCATCCCCGCCCGAACTTCGCGACGTCCGTCGCCAGACTCATTCACATCCAGACAATATTATGAAGCTCGCTAATCTGAAAATAGGCGTTCGCCTGTCGCTGCTGGGAGCATTCTTCCTGGTGACCCTGCTGTTGGTCGGTATTACCGGCTGGTCGGCGCTGCGCAGCATGAACGAGCGCAACGCCGCCGGTTTCGTGGAGGCCGACCAGCTGCTGCGCGCCGTCGACAATGCCCGCATCGCCCAGGTGGATTTCAAGATCCAGGTGCAGGAATGGAAGAACCTGCTGCTGCGCAGCTACGACGAGGAACACGCCGCCAAATATCGCGACGCCTTTACCAAGGCCGGCGCCTCCACGCAGGACAAGCTGCAGAAGCTGAAGGGCCAGATGAGCCAGCTGCAGCTCGACACCGCCATGGTGGAGGAGGCGGCGCGCCTGCAGGGTGACCTGCAGCAGCGCTACCTCGCCGCCTTCAAGCAATACGTGGTGGGCGACCTGACCAGTGCGAAGGTCGTCGACGCGGCCGTCAAGGGCATGGACCGCGCGCCGACGGAGCAAATCGACAAGATCGTCACCTACATCGAAAAAGCGGCCGACGAGCGCATGGCCAAGGTGGCCGGGCAGAACGCCAGCGAATACCAGCGTTCCGTCGTGATGCTGCTGGCCCTGCTGGTGGCGGCCGTCGTCATCGGCGGCGTCATCGTCGTCATGCTGGTGCGCGGCATCACGGTGCCGCTGGCTCGTGCGCTGGACATCGCCCGCGACGTGGCCGATGGCGACCTGCGTGCCGAAGTGCGCTCGAGCCGCCAGGACGAGATCGGCGATCTGCTGCGCGCCCTGGGCACGATGAGCGGCAACCTGGCCCATATCGTCAGCCGCGTACGGGGCGGTACCCAGGCGATCGCGGCGGCATCCGCCGAGATCGCGCACGGCAACGCCGACCTGTCGGCCCGCACCGAAGACATGGCCGGCTCGCTGGAAGAGACGGCGGCGTCGATGACGGAGCTGACCAGCACCGTGCGCGCCAACAGCGACAACGCCAGCGAGGCCGCGCGCCTGGCCGGCCAGGCCTCCAGCGTCTCCGGCCGCGGCAGCGAGACGGTGGCCGAGGTGGTGGCGTCGATGGGCGCGATCGGCGAGAGCTCGGGCAAGATCGCCGAGATCATCGGCGTCATCGACGGTATCGCCTTCCAGACCAATATCCTGGCGTTGAACGCCGCCGTGGAAGCGGCCCGCGCCGGTGAGCAAGGGCGTGGCTTCGCCGTCGTCGCCAGCGAGGTGCGCAACCTGGCGCAGCGCTCGTCGTCGGCCGCCAAGGAAATCCGCGAGCTGATCACGGCTTCCGTCGCCGAAGTGGGCTCGGGCCGCGCGCTGGTGGACCGCGCCGGCGCGACCATGCGCGAGGTGTTGACGAGCGTCGAGCAGGTCACGGCTGTCGTCACCGAGATCTCGATGGCCAGCACGGAGCAGCAGGAAGGCATCGAGCAGATCGGCACGGCGATCGCGCATATCGACAGCGTGACGCAGCAGAACGCGGCGCTGGTGGAGCAGGCCGCCGCGGCGGCGGAATCGCTGAAGCAGCAGGCCCGTGAGCTGGACGAGGCGGTGGCGATCTTCAAGCTGGCTGCCTGAAGCGCGGCAGCGTAGTTCGAACGGCCGGGGCGTGCGAGCGTCCCGGCCGTTTTCCGTTTACCGTCAGCGCGCCAGCACCATCCCCAGCCGCAAGGCCGTATCGCTGACCTCGTCCAGCGAGGGCCGGTAACCCTGTTCGATCCAGCGCAGCGCGATGTGGATGACGCCGCCGACGACGCCGGCTTGCAGCAGGGCGTCGCTGGGGCGGCCGGGAGCGAGCAGTTGCGCCACCATCGCGCCGGTGGCGCGTAGCGCGGCATCGAAGGCCGCGTCCACGGCCGGGCTGACGCCGCGGATCTCGACCAGGAACACGCGCGCGCAATGCGGCTCGCGCTGCAGCGCCGCAAAGTAGGCGTGCAGCATCGCGCGCGCACGGCTGGCGCGCGCCCGCCCCGCGGCTCGTGCAGCCGCGGCGATTTCCTCGCCCACGCTGGCCACGACCGCTTCGAAACAGGCCACCAGCAGCGCCTCGCTGTTGGCGAACGATTCGTAGAAATAACGTTCCGTCAGCCCCGCGGCGGCGCACACCGCCTTGACGGTCGCGTGGCGGTAGCCGGTGGCGCCGTACACCGCAACGGCGGCCGCGATCAGGCGCTGGCGCCGATCGGCGCGCCGCTCATCGGGCGGGAGGCCGCGGTAGGCGCGGTGGGATGGCTGTGCGGTCATGGCGTATTTTGACACAGCGATTGTCTTTCCGGCATGGGTGGGCTATTCTGACAATGAGCGGTGTCAGAATGCCGCGACAGGAGACCGCATGCAAGAAGCCGCCGCGAGTAGCGCCGCCGAGACCGACGTGCTGGACGTGCTGATCGTCGGCGCCGGCCTGTCCGGCATCGGCGCGGCCTGCGCCTTGCGCGCGGGTTGTCCCGACCGCCGCTTCGCCATCCTGGAGGCGCGCGACGCCATCGGCGGCACCTGGGACCTGTTCCGCTACCCGGGCGTGCGCTCGGACTCGGACATGCATACGCTGGGCTACCGCTTCCGCCCTTGGGCCGACGCGCGCGCCATCGCGGACGGCCCGGCCATCCTGGACTACATCCGCGCCACCGCGCGCGAGGGCGACGTGGAGCGGCACATCCGCTTCGGCCACCGGGTGCTGCGGGCCGACTGGTGCAGCGCCGCCGCGTTGTGGACCGTGCAGGCCGAGCATGCGGGCGCGCCGGTGACGCTGCGTTGCCGCTTCCTCTACCTGTGCGCCGGCTATTACGACTACGCGGCGGCGCACCGGCCGGCGTTCGACGGCGAGCCGTCGTTCCGCGGCATCGTCGTGCAGCCGCAATTCTGGCCGCGCGAGCTGGATTGGCGCGGCCGCCGCGTCGTCGTCGTCGGCAGCGGCGCCACCGCCGTGACCTTGGTGCCGGCGCTGGCGCGCACGGCGGCGCACGTGACGATGCTGCAGCGTTCGCCCACCTACGTGGTGGCGCGGCCCGCCGTGGACCGCTTTGCCGGTGCCGTGTCGCGGCTGCTGCCGGCCCGGCTGGCCTACCGCGTGATCCGCTGGAAGAACGTGTTCGAGAGCATCGTGCTGTACCGCCTGGCACGGCGCCGTCCCGAACTGGTCAAGCGTCACATCGTGGCCCAGGCAGCGCGCCAGCTGGAGCATGCCTGCGATGCGCGGGTCCACTTCACGCCCAGCTACCGGCCGTGGGACCAGCGCATCTGCGTGGCGCCGGATGGCGACCTGTTCCAGGCGATCCGGCAGGGGCGCGCCAGCGTGGCGACCGACGTCATCGAACGCTTCACGCCGTGCGGCCTGCGCCTGCGCTCCGGGCGCGACCTGCCGGCCGACATCGTCGTGCTGGCCACGGGCTTGCAGCTCAAGCTGCTGGGCGGCATGGCGCTGACGGTGGACGGGCGCGCGGTGCGGCCGGCCGACACGCTGGTGTACAAGGGTATGATGCTGGGCGACGTGCCCAACCTGGCGCTGGCCTTCGGCTATACCAACGCATCATGGACGCTGAAGGCCGACCTGACGGCACAGTGGGTGTGCCGCTTGCTGCGCCACATGCGCCGCCATGGGCATGCGATCGCACTGGCGCGCCACCAGCCGGACGTGGCACCGCGGCCGTTCCTGGACTTCACGTCCGGCTACGTGCAGCGCGGCGCCGGCCTGCTGCCGCGCCAGGGCGCACGCCGGCCCTGGCAGGTATATCAGAACTACTTGCTGGACCTGCTGACGATCCGCTGCGGCCGCCTGGCCGACGGCGTGCTGCGCTTCGGCGCCGCCGGCAGCCTGCCCTGAGCCACCAAACCGAAGGAGAACAAGATGATCGGACCTGTGACGACGGCGCTGCTGGCCACGCCGGCCCTGACGGCGGCCGCGCTGGCCGTGCTGACGCAACGCGTGGCGCGCAAGGTGGAAGCGGCGCTGCCGCCGCGCGGCCGCTTCGTCGACGTGCCGGGCACGCGGCTGCACGTGCGCGAGCTGGGCAGCGGTCCGGCGCTGCTGCTGGTGCATGGCCTGGGCGGCCAGATGGCGCACTTCACCTACGGCCTGGCGCGCCGGCTGGCCGACCGCTACCGGGTGGTGGTGGTCGATCGCCCCGGCTCGGGCTACTCGCACCGCCATGCAGACGGGGCGGGCCTGCGCACGCAGGCGGGCGCGCTGGCGGCGCTGATCGACACGCTGGGCCTCGCGCGTCCGGTGGTGGTGGGGCATTCGCTCGGCGGCGCCGTCGCGTTGACGCTGGCGCTGGAGCATCCGGACCGGGTCGCCGGGCTGGCGCTGCTGGCACCGCTGACGCAGGCACAGGACGAAGTGCCGCCGGCGTTTCGCGCGCTGACGATCAAGAGCGCGGCGCTGCGCACGGCCGTGGCGTGGACGCTGGCCACGCCGGGCGGCATGGCGCGCGGCGCATCCGTGTTGCGGCAAGTGTTCGCGCCCGAGCCGGTGCCGCCGGACTTCGCCGTCAACGGCGGCGGGTTGCTCAGCCTGCGCCCAAGCCAGTTCCTCGCGGCGGCGGCCGACTTGCAGGCGCTGCCGCACGAGCTGCCGGCGCTGAGCGCGCGCTATGCGGACCTGCGCGTGCCGGTGGCCGTGCTGTTCGGGCGCGAGGATCGCATCCTGGACTGGCAGCGGCACGGCGCCGGGCTGGCCGCCGCGGTGCCGGGCGCGCTACTGGAAACCGTGGCGGGCGGGCATATGCTGCCGGTCACGCAGCCCGACGTGTCGGCGGCCTTCATCGACGCCGCCGCGCAACGCGCGCTGGCAGTACCGGCGCAGGTCGCCACGCCCTGACAACTGCCCAGCCCGTGTCCCACCGCGGGGTCAGACACCAAAGTGGGACACGCACTCAGCCGTTAGACGGCTTGACGTGTCGGCGGCAGTACAACGCACGACTGTCCTCTCGACGTAGCCCAGGTGTCGCGTTGCCTGCACCCGCGGCATGCGCAGCGGTGCTTCGCACAGGTGTGCGGCTGGGCCGGCTGGCGGTTGCTACCAGACAACTGCCGTCAGCAGGTCGCCGTCCTCCAGCACGCGCCAGTGCGCGCGCACGCTGGCGCCCACCGGCCACTGGGCACACAGCGGTTCGGCCACGGTGAAGTCCAGCCATTGCGGCCCGAGCGCGCGCACGCGCACGGCGGAGAAGTCGAAGAAGCGGCCCACTGCGCCGTAGGCCGCCTTGTAGAAGCTTTCCTTGGCCGAGAACACCAGCGGCAGCAAGGCGTCGCGCGCCAGCACGTGTTCGTGCGCCGCCAGCAGCGCCAGTTCGGCGGCATCGACGGCCAGGGCTGCGATGCTGTCCTGCAGCTCGGGCGGAGCCGGCGATTCCAGGTCGATGCCGACGCCATGCCAGGCCTGCGCGGGCAGGGCGACGGCGCCGGCGCGGCGGCTGTTGTGCGTGATGCTGCCGATCGCGCCGGCAGGCCAAAGCGGCTCGCGGTTGGGGCCCTTGCCCACGTCCGCCAGCGGCAGGCCGGCCGCGGCCAGCGCCAGGCGCGCGGCCAGCCGGCCGTGGAAGTACTCGGCCTGGCGCTTGCGCACGCTGCGCGCAACGTCCGGCGGCAGCGCGATGGCGGCGCCGCCGAAGGCGCCCAGGTCGAATCCGGCGGGGCTGAAGCCGAGCAGGTGCACGGCCAGCGTGACGGGCCTGCCGTTGCCAGCGTCGGCCACGGGCCAGGACAGCACGGCATGGCCGGCCGGCGCGGCGGGGAGGGTGGGTTCGGCGCTCATGATGGCCCTGAAAAGTTGGCACGATACCCCTACAATAGGTTTTCGTCCACTTGCCCGTTCCCGATGAAGCCCGAAATCCTTGTCATGGCCCCCAGCCCGTCGCCTGCCGTCATGGCGCAGTTCGACGTCCATTTCACCTGCCACCACGTGTGGCGGCTGCCGGCCGATGAACACGCGGCGTTCATCGCCACCGTCGGTGCCGGCGTGCGCGCCCTGGCGACGACCGGCACCATCGGCATGGACGCGGCACTGGCGGCGCGCCTGCCACGGCTGGAGCTTGTCGCCGTCAACGGCATCGGCGTCGATGCCGTCGATTTCGAGCTGACGCGCGCGCGCGGCATCCGCGTCACCAATACACCTGGCGTGTTGACGGACGACGTGGCCGACCTGGCGGTGGCGCTGCTGCTGGCGGCGGCGCGGCGCATTCCCGCGCTGGACCACTATGTGCGCGGCGGCCAGTGGCAGGCACGCGTGCCGCTGCAGCCGGCCCGCACCCTGCGCGGCAAGACGGCCGGCATCTACGGCTTCGGCCGCATCGGCAAGGCCGTGGCGCAGCGCCTGGCCGGTTTCGGCATGGCGCTGCGCTACTTCCAGCCAAACGTGGTTGCCGCGACCGACGTGCCGCGCAGCGCATCGCTGCTGGCGCTGGCGCAGGAAAGCGACTACCTGGTCGTGTGCGCGCCAGGCGGCGCCGCCACCCGTGGCATGATCGGCCCGGCCGTGCTGGCGGCGTTGGGGCCGCAGGGAACCTTGATCAACGTGGCGCGCGGCTCCATCGTGGACGAGGCGGCGCTGGTCGCGGCACTGGCGGCCGGCACGCTGGGCGCCGCGGGGCTGGACGTGTTCGCCAACGAACCGGAGGTGCCGGTGGCATTGGCGGCGCTGCCGAACGTGGTGCTGACGCCGCACGTGGGCAGCCTGACGGTGGAGACGCGCCACGCCATGGGCCAGCTCGTGATCGACAATCTGCTGGCGCACTTCGCCGGCGCGCCCCTGCTCACGCCCGTGCAGTGACCCTCACGGCGCGGTGCCGTGCAGGGCGCGCTCGCGGAACTGGCGCGGCGTGATGCCCATCAGCTTCTTGAAGGCGCGGCTGAAGTATGCCGGGTCGCGAAAGCCCAGTTCCTCGCCCACGCTGGCGATCGTGGCCGGCATATAGGTCAGCTTGCGGCAGGCTTCCAGCAGCAGGCGGTCCTGGGTCATGTCGAATGCGGACTTGCCGGCCAGGCGCAGGCAGACGCGGTTCAGCCGCGCCGCCGTCACGTTCAATTCGTCCGCATAGCGTGCCACCAGCCACTGGGCGCGGTAGTGCCGCTCCACCAGGGCGCGGAAGGCGCTGAACAGTTCGAAGTCGGGCCGCCCCGATTCGTCGGCCAGGCGGCGCTCCGTGTCCAGCCGCACGACCAGCAGCAGGATGCTGCGCGCCAGCCATTCCACCAGCAGCGGCTGGCCGTAGCGTGGCCCGCGCGCCTCCGCCTCCAGCTCGCCCAGCAGGGCGGCCAGCCTTGCGCGCAGCTCGGGTGCCTCGTGCAGGCGCAGCGCCTGGGCACGCTCGAACAGCGGCGCGAACAGGTCCACCGACGTCACGATATGGTGATCCAGCGTGAGTACCCAGCCGGCCGCGTGGTCGGGAAAGCTGAACGCATGGGTGACCCCGGCCGGCACGGCGATGACGCTGGGGCCGTCGCACTGCCACAGCATGTTCTCGACCTGGGCGCTGACCCGGCCGGTCATCAAGAACACCAGCTGGTACAGGCCACGGTGGCGGTGCGCGCCGATATGCCAATCGTGCGGGCGGCTGTGCGCCGCGATCGGCTCGATGTGGACGAATTCGGCATTGTCGATCGGCGCGTTGGCACCGTACAGGGCAAAGCGGGGCAGTTCGCGGGGCAGGCTTTTCATGGCGACTCGGAGTGAGGTCCCATGGTACAAGTTTTATTCCTGCCCGGCCAGTTTTTCGCGGCAGACCTGCTTGCTGGCGGCTGATCCATGGCGCCGCGCCGGCGTTGCAACGACGTGCGCGGCTGGCGCAATGCCTGGCTGTTGCCAGCTGTTGCCGCTACTTGTTGCGGTTGGCGATCTCATTGCCGACATAGCCGCCGCCGATGATGCCCGCCAAGGTGGCCAGCTTCTTGCCATTGCCGTGGCCAACCTGGTTGCCCAGCAGGCCGCCCACCACGGCGCCGGTACCGATCGCAACATAGTTCGGCTTGCTTTCCTGTACCACCGGGGCCGGGGCGGGGGCCGGCTGAGGATGCCGCGCAGCATAGCTCCGCACTGGCGCGTGCGCCGGTTTGCGCGGTGCCGGTTCACGGTATTCGGCTTCCTGGGCCGCCGCGCGTTCCGGCGCTGCCTGGCTGGCCAGGGCGGGTTGCGGCATCGCTGCTGGCTGCTGCGGTTGCAGCGACAGCGGCTGCGCGCCCGACTGCCCCGCCAGCTGTAGCGGCGCCAATTGCTGCGCCGCGACAGCCTGGCCGGTCGCGATGGCTGGCTGGGCCAGTTGGCCGGTGGCATTGCGTACGCCGCCGGTTCGGCTTTGCTCGATGGCAGTACGCCCGTCAGGGCGGCAATGCCGGTACCGCTCAGGGCGATGACCGACACGGCCGCGGCGGCGAACAGCGGGTGGATACGACTTGCGGTAGCGACTTTTTCCATGATCTTTCTCTCCATTGCCATTGTTTAGCCTGCAGAGCGAGATTACGGCTTGCGGCGCGCCCCGGCTATACGGTGACCTGTATCACTCGTTACCGTTTGTAAGGATGGCGCACTGGGCCGAGGGGGCCGTACCGTGCCGTTTCAGGTACACTGCGCGCGTTATTGATCAGGTCGTCCATGTTCCCGTCCCTTCCCGCATTCCTGCAACCCTGCATCGCCGCGGCCCTCGCGTGGCACCTCGCAACAGCCCTCGCAGCGCCGGCCGAACCGCCTGCCCGGCAGCCCGTCATCGCGATGCAGCACACCAGCTGGACGGCCAGCAACGGCGCACCGACGGGAATCACGGCCATCGCGCAGACGCCGGACGGCTGGCTGTGGATCGGCGGCGCCGCTGGCCTGTTCCGCTTCGACGGCGCCCGTTTCGAACGCGCTCGCGACATTGGCCTGGAACCGCTGTCATCGAGCATCACCAACCTGGGCGTGCTGCCCGACGGCACCCTGTGGCTGGTCTACAAGTACGGCGGCGCCAGTTTGCTGGCAAATGGCCGCATGCGCCATTTTCGTGTCGGCGAACACGGTACGCCCGCGGGTTCGATTTCCGGCCTGGCGCAGGATGGCGCGGGCCGGCTCTGGCTCGGCACGTCTGGCGGCGGCCTGCGCGAAATGAGCGCCGCGGGCGTGTGGCGCGCGCCAGCGGCGGCGATGGCGGCCCCGGCGGCGCCGTCCAGGCGATGCTGCGCGATCGCGACGGCGTATTCTGGGTGCGCACCGTCGCGGGTGTCTTCGTGCTGCCGAAGGGCGCCAGCCGCTTCGAACGAAAGCTCGATGTCACTGGCCATGGCATATTGGCCGAACACCCTGACGGCAGCATCTGGACGTCGGACGTGATGCGTCCCGGGCTGCAGCAGCTGGCGGGCGCGCCCGGGGCCGATCCGAAGGCGTGGCAGATTGACGACCGGATCAGTGCTTTCCTGTTCGACCGCGCCGGCAACCTGTGGCAACCGGATTACCGCGGCGTGTTGCGTCATTCCGCCGTGCAGGCACGGCAGCATCGCACCGATGCCGAGCACGGGCTCTCTGGCCTGCATGGCTTTACCGTGTTCCAGGACCGCGAGGACAATATCTGGGTCGGCACCGAGAATGGCCTGGACCGGTTCCGCGAGCCGCGGCTGAAGGCCATCGACCTGCCGCGCTATACGGCGGGAGCGCGTCCGCTGGCGCCGCGTCGCGAGGGCGGCGCGTGGGTCGACCGCTCCGCGCTGGCCGGCCCCGCCGCGGCGCCGGTACCGTTCGCGCCGCCCTCGTCGAACCTCGACCTGACGACCGCGCTGCATGCCGGCGCCGACGGCACGCTGTGGAGCGGCGGCATCGGCGGGCTGTGGAAAGTGCGCGCTGGGCAGCGCGAAGCGGTGCCATTGC from Pseudoduganella armeniaca includes the following:
- a CDS encoding alpha/beta fold hydrolase is translated as MIGPVTTALLATPALTAAALAVLTQRVARKVEAALPPRGRFVDVPGTRLHVRELGSGPALLLVHGLGGQMAHFTYGLARRLADRYRVVVVDRPGSGYSHRHADGAGLRTQAGALAALIDTLGLARPVVVGHSLGGAVALTLALEHPDRVAGLALLAPLTQAQDEVPPAFRALTIKSAALRTAVAWTLATPGGMARGASVLRQVFAPEPVPPDFAVNGGGLLSLRPSQFLAAAADLQALPHELPALSARYADLRVPVAVLFGREDRILDWQRHGAGLAAAVPGALLETVAGGHMLPVTQPDVSAAFIDAAAQRALAVPAQVATP
- a CDS encoding TetR/AcrR family transcriptional regulator, giving the protein MTAQPSHRAYRGLPPDERRADRRQRLIAAAVAVYGATGYRHATVKAVCAAAGLTERYFYESFANSEALLVACFEAVVASVGEEIAAAARAAGRARASRARAMLHAYFAALQREPHCARVFLVEIRGVSPAVDAAFDAALRATGAMVAQLLAPGRPSDALLQAGVVGGVIHIALRWIEQGYRPSLDEVSDTALRLGMVLAR
- a CDS encoding putative bifunctional diguanylate cyclase/phosphodiesterase, producing MGQLAAAISALVFAGAILLGYEWVALRGALDDETRMQAAIVADNVAASLMFGDPQAAGEMLASLRQTQSLRTAALYGRDGRLFARYVAPGHAARPGLDAAMPEVGMLAVTQAVSYRGQALGRLELVTSTDRIVTGLLRYAGLLALASLGGLLVVAVVMARTRARVAAAERELHYLANTDAVTGLPNRRATYQWLEDAIAGHRAKAGQVAVLLIDLDNFKLVNDTAGHAAGDVLLRQVAAALGGVVRPPDLVGRIGGDEFAVIAEVADAAGAHAIGERLLAALRTPFALETGEVFATASVGLCLYPQDAPGMTEVLSSADAALYRAKSGGRNRLVAFVPEMTLAAQRRAQLEADLRRAIEQEALLPYYQPQFDCRTGAMVGVEALLRWPHPERGFVSPGEFIPVAEDTGLIVELGRWVLRRACADVAAWDRQGAPPLTVAVNVSARQLKEPDFLGDVLAALHTSGLAPGRLELELTESLLMDDVEGALTFMHAVRVAGVRLSIDDFGTGYSSLAYLQSFPINQLKVDRKFVQSLPVAGHTIATAVIALARGFGLAVIAEGVERPEQLEWLRAAGCDHAQGFLLGMPMPAAQLLALATRPATPVEA
- a CDS encoding methyl-accepting chemotaxis protein is translated as MKLANLKIGVRLSLLGAFFLVTLLLVGITGWSALRSMNERNAAGFVEADQLLRAVDNARIAQVDFKIQVQEWKNLLLRSYDEEHAAKYRDAFTKAGASTQDKLQKLKGQMSQLQLDTAMVEEAARLQGDLQQRYLAAFKQYVVGDLTSAKVVDAAVKGMDRAPTEQIDKIVTYIEKAADERMAKVAGQNASEYQRSVVMLLALLVAAVVIGGVIVVMLVRGITVPLARALDIARDVADGDLRAEVRSSRQDEIGDLLRALGTMSGNLAHIVSRVRGGTQAIAAASAEIAHGNADLSARTEDMAGSLEETAASMTELTSTVRANSDNASEAARLAGQASSVSGRGSETVAEVVASMGAIGESSGKIAEIIGVIDGIAFQTNILALNAAVEAARAGEQGRGFAVVASEVRNLAQRSSSAAKEIRELITASVAEVGSGRALVDRAGATMREVLTSVEQVTAVVTEISMASTEQQEGIEQIGTAIAHIDSVTQQNAALVEQAAAAAESLKQQARELDEAVAIFKLAA
- a CDS encoding flavin-containing monooxygenase, coding for MQEAAASSAAETDVLDVLIVGAGLSGIGAACALRAGCPDRRFAILEARDAIGGTWDLFRYPGVRSDSDMHTLGYRFRPWADARAIADGPAILDYIRATAREGDVERHIRFGHRVLRADWCSAAALWTVQAEHAGAPVTLRCRFLYLCAGYYDYAAAHRPAFDGEPSFRGIVVQPQFWPRELDWRGRRVVVVGSGATAVTLVPALARTAAHVTMLQRSPTYVVARPAVDRFAGAVSRLLPARLAYRVIRWKNVFESIVLYRLARRRPELVKRHIVAQAARQLEHACDARVHFTPSYRPWDQRICVAPDGDLFQAIRQGRASVATDVIERFTPCGLRLRSGRDLPADIVVLATGLQLKLLGGMALTVDGRAVRPADTLVYKGMMLGDVPNLALAFGYTNASWTLKADLTAQWVCRLLRHMRRHGHAIALARHQPDVAPRPFLDFTSGYVQRGAGLLPRQGARRPWQVYQNYLLDLLTIRCGRLADGVLRFGAAGSLP
- a CDS encoding YfiR family protein, coding for MTVTAPPMRIVGRVLARAMLPAALLYAAPSGAQDDDSRLKAAFIFNIAQFTTWPPAGAARPLAICASPAHSLWTGLRELDGKALAGRALAVVDSAGGRPCDIVVYSAAAAPAVAPAAIAGTLTIVDGARSGRYQGAVTLVEEDPHLRFDIDTREAARAGLKFSSRLLQLARNVL